One window of the Mycobacterium xenopi genome contains the following:
- the xerD gene encoding site-specific tyrosine recombinase XerD — translation MTTLAPPVETQVQGYLDHLTIERGVAANTLSSYRRDLRRYCEHLAVRGIDDLAKVSEDDVSEFLVALRRGDPEAGAPPLSAVSAARALIAVRGLHRFAAAEGLTDVDVAREVKPPTPGRRLPKSLTIDEVLALLAAAGGDSPSDGPLTLRNRALLEFLYSTGSRISEAVGLDVDDVDMHARSVLLRGKGGKQRLVPVGRPAVEALKAYLVRGRPELARRGRGTPSMFLNARGGRLSRQSAWQVLQDAAERAGITANVSPHTLRHSFATHLLDGGADVRVVQELLGHASVTTTQIYTLVTVHALREVWAGAHPRAR, via the coding sequence ATGACCACGCTGGCGCCGCCTGTGGAGACGCAGGTGCAGGGCTACCTCGACCATCTGACGATCGAGCGGGGTGTGGCCGCCAACACGTTGAGTTCGTATCGCCGCGACCTTCGCCGTTATTGCGAGCACCTGGCGGTGCGCGGCATTGATGACCTGGCCAAGGTCAGCGAGGACGATGTCAGCGAATTCCTGGTGGCATTGCGGCGTGGTGATCCCGAGGCCGGGGCGCCGCCGCTGTCGGCGGTGTCGGCGGCGCGGGCCTTGATCGCGGTGCGCGGCCTGCACCGGTTCGCCGCCGCCGAAGGACTGACCGACGTGGATGTGGCCCGCGAGGTCAAACCACCGACCCCGGGGCGTCGGCTGCCCAAGAGTTTGACGATCGACGAGGTGTTGGCGCTGCTCGCGGCGGCGGGCGGCGACAGCCCGTCGGACGGACCGTTGACACTACGTAACCGGGCGCTGCTGGAGTTCTTGTATTCCACCGGATCTCGGATCTCCGAAGCCGTCGGGCTCGATGTCGACGACGTCGATATGCACGCTAGGTCGGTGCTGCTGCGCGGCAAGGGCGGCAAACAGCGACTGGTGCCGGTCGGGCGTCCCGCCGTGGAGGCACTGAAGGCCTACCTGGTGCGCGGACGTCCGGAACTGGCCCGGCGGGGCCGCGGAACACCAAGCATGTTCCTCAACGCGCGCGGTGGGCGGCTGTCGCGGCAAAGTGCGTGGCAAGTCTTGCAGGACGCCGCCGAACGCGCCGGCATCACCGCCAATGTGTCGCCACACACGCTGCGGCATTCGTTTGCGACCCACCTGCTCGACGGGGGCGCTGACGTTCGGGTGGTGCAGGAGTTGCTCGGGCATGCCTCGGTAACGACGACCCAGATCTACACGCTGGTGACCGTGCATGCGTTACGCGAAGTGTGGGCCGGGGCGCACCCGCGGGCACGCTAG
- a CDS encoding NUDIX domain-containing protein: MAEHVFETISSEILHTGKIFALRKDQVLMPGGKVVNREVVEHYGAVGVVALDEDDNIPMVYQYRHPFGRRLWELPAGLLDIHGEPPHLTAARELREEAGLEAKTWQVLVDLDSTPGFSDESVRVYLATGLTDVGRPKGHDEEADMTLHWYPLAEAVRRVFSGEIVNALAVSGILAASAVRNGIAQPRPVDAPWVDRPTAFAARQAGQ; this comes from the coding sequence GTGGCTGAACACGTCTTCGAGACGATATCGTCCGAAATCCTGCATACCGGAAAAATATTCGCGCTCCGCAAGGATCAGGTGCTGATGCCCGGTGGCAAGGTCGTGAACCGCGAGGTGGTCGAGCACTACGGCGCTGTCGGTGTCGTCGCGCTGGACGAGGACGACAATATCCCGATGGTTTACCAGTATCGGCACCCGTTCGGCCGGCGGCTGTGGGAGCTGCCGGCCGGGCTGCTCGACATCCACGGAGAGCCACCACATCTCACTGCCGCTCGGGAACTGAGAGAAGAGGCTGGACTCGAGGCGAAGACGTGGCAGGTGCTGGTCGACCTGGACTCCACGCCGGGTTTCAGCGACGAGTCTGTGCGGGTGTATCTGGCCACCGGTTTGACCGACGTCGGTCGACCGAAAGGCCATGACGAAGAAGCCGACATGACACTGCACTGGTATCCACTGGCCGAAGCGGTACGACGGGTGTTCAGCGGGGAAATCGTCAATGCCCTTGCCGTGTCCGGGATTTTGGCGGCATCCGCAGTCCGCAACGGCATCGCGCAGCCCCGGCCGGTGGACGCGCCGTGGGTCGATCGACCGACAGCGTTCGCTGCGCGACAGGCTGGGCAATGA
- a CDS encoding CTP synthase, producing MRKHPQTATKHLFVSGGVVSSLGKGLTASSLGQLLTARGLHVTMQKLDPYLNVDPGTMNPFQHGEVFVTEDGAETDLDVGHYERFLDRDLSGSANVTTGQVYSTVIAKERRGEYLGDTVQVIPHITDEIKRRILAMAQPDAEGNRPDVVITEIGGTVGDIESQPFLEAARQVRHDLGRENVFFLHVSLVPYLAPSGELKTKPTQHSVAALRSIGITPDALILRCDRDVPEPLKNKIALMCDVDIDGVISTPDAPSIYDIPKVLHREELDAFVVRRLNLPFRDVDWTEWDDLLRRVHEPQETVRIALVGKYVDLSDAYLSVTEALRAGGFKHRAKVEMRWVASDDCEDPSGAATALNDVHGVLIPGGFGIRGIEGKIGAIRYARARGLPVLGLCLGLQCIVIEAARSVGLTEANSAEFDPATPYPVISTMADQTDIVAGEADLGGTMRLGAYPAVLEPDSIVARAYQTTQVSERHRHRYEVNNAYREKIAESGLRFCGTSPDGHLVEFVEYPPEVHPFVVGTQAHPELKSRPTRPHPLFVAFVGAAIDYKAAERLPVEIPEQRPNGNEPRAGVGQPLPEPQPVARG from the coding sequence GTGCGCAAGCACCCGCAGACCGCCACCAAGCACCTCTTCGTCAGCGGCGGCGTGGTCTCGTCCCTGGGCAAGGGGCTGACCGCCAGCAGTCTTGGCCAATTGCTGACCGCTCGCGGGTTGCATGTGACCATGCAAAAACTCGATCCCTACCTCAACGTCGACCCGGGCACCATGAACCCGTTCCAGCACGGGGAGGTTTTCGTCACCGAGGACGGCGCCGAAACAGATCTCGACGTCGGTCACTACGAAAGATTCCTCGACCGCGACCTGTCCGGGTCAGCGAATGTCACTACGGGGCAAGTTTATTCGACGGTCATAGCTAAAGAGCGGCGCGGCGAGTATCTCGGCGACACGGTCCAGGTGATCCCGCATATCACCGATGAAATCAAACGGCGCATCCTGGCGATGGCTCAGCCCGACGCCGAAGGCAATCGCCCGGACGTCGTCATCACCGAAATCGGCGGAACTGTCGGCGATATCGAGTCGCAGCCCTTTCTGGAAGCGGCGCGGCAGGTCCGCCACGATCTCGGCCGGGAGAACGTTTTCTTTCTGCATGTGTCGCTGGTGCCCTATCTGGCACCCTCGGGCGAGCTGAAAACCAAACCCACCCAACACTCCGTGGCCGCCCTGCGAAGCATCGGTATCACTCCCGACGCACTGATCCTGCGCTGCGACCGCGACGTTCCCGAGCCACTGAAAAACAAGATCGCACTGATGTGTGACGTCGACATCGACGGCGTGATCTCCACCCCCGATGCTCCGTCGATCTACGACATTCCCAAGGTATTACACCGTGAGGAACTCGACGCATTCGTGGTGCGCCGACTCAACCTGCCATTCCGGGACGTCGACTGGACCGAATGGGACGACTTGCTTCGCAGAGTGCACGAGCCTCAGGAAACTGTGCGAATTGCATTGGTAGGCAAGTACGTCGACCTCTCCGACGCCTACCTGTCGGTGACAGAAGCACTGCGCGCCGGTGGATTCAAGCACCGCGCAAAGGTAGAAATGCGCTGGGTGGCATCCGATGACTGCGAAGATCCGAGCGGCGCAGCGACGGCGTTGAACGACGTACATGGTGTGCTGATCCCGGGTGGGTTCGGTATCCGTGGCATCGAAGGCAAGATCGGCGCGATCCGATATGCGCGGGCCAGAGGCCTACCCGTGTTGGGGCTTTGCCTCGGTTTGCAGTGCATCGTGATCGAAGCCGCCCGCTCGGTCGGTCTCACCGAAGCCAATTCGGCCGAATTCGACCCGGCCACCCCCTACCCGGTCATTTCGACCATGGCCGACCAAACGGACATCGTCGCAGGCGAGGCGGATCTGGGCGGTACTATGCGGCTAGGCGCCTATCCGGCTGTGCTGGAACCTGATTCGATTGTCGCGCGGGCATATCAGACTACGCAGGTCTCTGAGCGCCACCGGCACCGCTACGAGGTCAACAACGCCTACCGCGAAAAAATCGCCGAGAGCGGGCTGCGATTTTGTGGTACCTCGCCTGACGGCCATCTGGTGGAGTTCGTCGAATACCCGCCGGAAGTCCATCCGTTCGTCGTTGGCACCCAAGCGCATCCCGAGCTGAAAAGCCGTCCCACCCGGCCGCACCCACTGTTCGTCGCCTTCGTCGGCGCGGCCATCGATTACAAGGCCGCCGAGCGGCTACCGGTGGAGATCCCCGAGCAGCGGCCCAACGGCAACGAACCCCGAGCCGGCGTCGGGCAGCCGCTACCTGAGCCCCAACCCGTCGCCCGTGGCTGA
- a CDS encoding copper transporter, whose product MISLRHHAISLAAVFVALALGVVLGSGLLSDTVLSGLRAEKRDLHAQIDTLNDQKNVLNEKLSAANDFAAQMAGRVVHDALTGKSVVVFRTPDAKDDDVEAVSKLMGQAGAAVSGTLRLTQEFVDANSAEKLRSVVNSSIVPAGAQLSTKFVDQGSQAGDLLGIALLINRDPAVPTVDDAQRDVVLAALRDTGFISYPSDAHIGAANAAVVITGGALGEDAGNQGVSVARFAAALAPHGAGTVLAGREGSASGPAAIAVTRADPGMSSAITTVDDVDAEPGRITVVLGLHELINGGHTGQYGIGHGATSLTVAQ is encoded by the coding sequence GTGATATCTCTACGCCACCATGCGATTTCGCTAGCTGCGGTGTTTGTAGCGCTGGCACTAGGAGTCGTGTTGGGGTCCGGGCTGCTGTCTGACACAGTGTTGTCCGGTTTGCGGGCGGAGAAGCGAGATTTGCACGCTCAGATCGACACGCTCAACGACCAGAAGAATGTACTGAACGAGAAGCTTAGTGCAGCAAACGATTTCGCTGCACAGATGGCTGGACGGGTGGTACATGATGCGCTGACGGGCAAGTCGGTGGTTGTGTTTCGCACACCAGACGCCAAAGACGACGACGTCGAAGCGGTGTCGAAGCTGATGGGCCAGGCCGGAGCTGCGGTCAGCGGAACGCTGCGGCTTACCCAGGAATTCGTCGACGCCAACTCCGCGGAAAAGCTGCGTTCGGTGGTCAACTCGTCGATTGTGCCGGCCGGCGCGCAGCTGAGCACCAAGTTCGTTGATCAAGGTTCGCAGGCCGGTGATCTGCTCGGTATCGCGTTGCTGATCAACCGTGATCCCGCCGTCCCTACTGTGGACGACGCCCAGCGCGACGTCGTACTGGCGGCTTTGCGCGACACCGGCTTCATCTCCTACCCCTCCGACGCGCATATCGGTGCGGCGAACGCGGCCGTGGTCATCACCGGCGGCGCACTGGGCGAGGACGCCGGAAACCAGGGCGTCAGTGTGGCGCGATTCGCTGCCGCGCTGGCGCCGCACGGTGCGGGTACCGTGTTGGCTGGTCGCGAGGGATCGGCCAGCGGACCGGCTGCCATCGCCGTGACCCGCGCCGATCCCGGCATGTCGTCGGCGATTACGACCGTCGACGACGTCGACGCCGAGCCGGGCCGGATCACAGTGGTCCTGGGGTTGCACGAACTGATCAACGGCGGTCACACCGGCCAGTACGGAATCGGCCACGGTGCCACGTCGCTGACTGTCGCACAGTAG
- the steA gene encoding putative cytokinetic ring protein SteA produces the protein MRMSALLSRNADRPGVVGTARVDRDIDRLLRRVGPGDIVVLDVLDLDRVTADALVEADIAGVVNASPSVSGRYPNLGPEVLVANGVTLIDETGPEVFKKVKDGAKVRLYNGGVYSGDRRLIRGTERTDHDIADLMHEAKSGLVAHLEAFAGNTIEFIRSESPLLIDGIGIPDIDVDLRRRHVVVVSDEPGAADDLKALKPFIKEYQPVLVGVGAGADVLRKAGYRPQIIVGDPEQMSAEVLKCGAQVVLPADADGHAPGLERIQDLGVGAMTFPAAGSATDLALLLADHHGAALLVTAGHTANIETFFDRTRVNSNPSTFLTRLRVGEKLVDAKAVATLYRSHMSGGAVALLVLTMLIAVIAVLWVSRADAAVMHWVVEYWNRFSVWVQGRIT, from the coding sequence ATGAGGATGTCTGCCCTTCTGTCTCGTAACGCCGACCGGCCCGGCGTCGTCGGCACGGCCCGGGTCGACCGCGATATCGACCGGTTGCTGCGCCGCGTGGGTCCTGGTGACATCGTGGTCCTCGACGTGCTCGATCTGGACCGAGTGACCGCCGATGCGCTCGTCGAAGCCGACATCGCCGGCGTCGTCAATGCCTCTCCCTCGGTGTCGGGCCGTTATCCCAACCTTGGCCCGGAGGTGTTGGTGGCCAACGGGGTCACCCTGATCGACGAGACGGGTCCGGAGGTCTTCAAGAAAGTCAAGGACGGCGCCAAAGTCCGGCTCTACAACGGTGGCGTGTATTCCGGTGACCGCCGGCTGATTCGCGGCACCGAACGCACCGACCACGACATCGCCGACCTGATGCATGAAGCCAAAAGCGGGCTGGTGGCCCACCTGGAGGCGTTCGCGGGCAACACGATTGAGTTCATTCGCAGCGAAAGTCCCTTGTTGATCGACGGCATCGGAATTCCCGACATCGACGTCGACCTGCGCCGCCGCCACGTGGTGGTGGTGTCCGACGAGCCCGGCGCCGCCGATGATCTCAAGGCGCTCAAGCCGTTCATCAAGGAATACCAGCCGGTGCTGGTCGGTGTCGGCGCCGGGGCAGACGTGTTGCGCAAGGCGGGTTATCGCCCTCAGATCATTGTCGGCGACCCCGAACAGATGAGCGCCGAAGTCCTCAAATGCGGTGCCCAGGTGGTGCTACCCGCCGACGCCGACGGGCATGCGCCCGGTTTGGAACGCATTCAGGACCTCGGTGTGGGGGCGATGACGTTCCCGGCCGCAGGCTCGGCCACCGATCTGGCGCTGCTGCTGGCCGACCACCACGGCGCCGCGCTCTTGGTGACGGCCGGGCACACCGCCAACATCGAGACGTTCTTCGACCGAACCCGCGTCAACAGCAACCCGTCGACGTTTCTTACCCGGCTGCGGGTGGGGGAGAAGCTGGTCGACGCCAAGGCGGTCGCCACGTTGTACCGCAGCCACATGTCCGGTGGCGCCGTTGCGCTTTTGGTGTTGACCATGCTGATCGCCGTGATCGCCGTGCTGTGGGTATCGCGTGCCGATGCCGCAGTGATGCATTGGGTCGTCGAGTACTGGAATCGCTTCTCGGTTTGGGTGCAGGGCCGGATCACCTAG
- the recN gene encoding DNA repair protein RecN yields the protein MLSEIRIESLGAISVATAEFDRGLTVLTGETGTGKTMVVTGLHLLGGARADAARVRSGADRAVVEGRFTTVDLDEQIAAQIDEILDASGAERDDDGSVIALRSVSRDGPSRAYLGGRSVPAKSLSSFTTGLLTLHGQNDQLRLMRPDEQRNALDRFADAGSSLERYRKLREAWQSARRDLVDRTNHARELAQEADRLKFALNEIDTIAPEPGEDEALLADIRRLSELDALREAAASARAALSGTLPDGDVVSEFAAEPRSAADLLARAKSALDATDDGALRALADQLDEALAVVHDAARELGNYLSELPADASALDSKLARQAQLRTLTRKYAADIDGVLQWARESRERLTQIDVSEDALAMLQRRVDELTAELAEAATDLSKVRRQAAKRLAKAVSAELSGLAMADAELAVTVTTTAANDGDPAALRLPSGELVHAGADGIDQVEFGFAAHRGTTVLPLSKSASGGELSRVMLALEVVLAASSGRSAGTTMVFDEVDAGVGGRAAVQIGRRLARLARSHQVIVVTHLPQVAAYADVHLVVDTIGRDGASGVRRVDGEDRVAELARMLAGLGESDSARAHARELLEAARAERIATA from the coding sequence ATGTTGAGTGAAATACGCATCGAGTCGCTGGGCGCGATCAGCGTGGCGACCGCGGAGTTCGACCGGGGCCTGACCGTGTTGACCGGCGAGACCGGCACCGGCAAGACCATGGTGGTCACCGGACTGCACCTGCTCGGCGGGGCGCGCGCCGACGCCGCAAGGGTGCGCTCGGGCGCTGACCGCGCTGTCGTCGAAGGTCGTTTCACCACAGTCGATCTCGACGAGCAAATCGCCGCGCAAATCGATGAGATCCTCGACGCGTCGGGGGCCGAGCGCGACGACGACGGCAGCGTGATCGCGCTGCGCTCGGTCAGCCGCGACGGGCCGTCACGCGCCTACTTGGGCGGCCGCAGCGTGCCCGCCAAGTCGCTGAGCAGCTTCACCACCGGGCTGCTCACGCTGCACGGCCAAAACGATCAGCTGCGGTTGATGCGGCCCGACGAGCAGCGCAACGCGCTGGACCGTTTCGCTGATGCCGGCTCGAGTCTGGAGCGCTACCGCAAACTCCGCGAGGCTTGGCAGTCGGCCCGCCGCGACCTGGTCGACCGCACCAACCACGCCCGGGAATTAGCCCAGGAGGCAGACCGGCTGAAGTTCGCCCTCAACGAGATCGACACCATCGCCCCCGAGCCGGGTGAGGACGAGGCGCTGCTCGCCGACATCCGGCGGCTCTCCGAGCTGGACGCGCTACGCGAAGCGGCGGCCAGTGCGCGCGCAGCGTTATCCGGGACGCTGCCCGACGGCGACGTGGTGTCCGAGTTTGCGGCCGAGCCACGCTCGGCCGCCGACCTGCTGGCCCGGGCAAAGTCGGCGTTGGACGCCACCGACGATGGCGCGCTGCGCGCGTTGGCGGATCAACTCGACGAAGCGCTGGCGGTGGTTCACGATGCGGCCCGCGAGCTCGGCAATTACCTGTCCGAGCTGCCCGCCGACGCCAGCGCACTGGACTCCAAACTCGCTCGCCAGGCCCAACTGCGCACGCTGACCCGCAAGTACGCCGCCGACATCGACGGCGTGTTGCAGTGGGCGCGTGAATCCCGCGAGCGGCTGACGCAAATCGATGTCTCGGAGGACGCGCTGGCAATGCTGCAGCGCCGCGTCGACGAACTGACGGCCGAACTAGCAGAAGCGGCAACAGATCTCAGCAAGGTGCGCCGACAGGCGGCCAAACGACTCGCCAAGGCGGTCAGCGCGGAGCTATCCGGGCTGGCGATGGCCGACGCCGAACTCGCCGTCACCGTGACGACCACGGCGGCCAACGACGGCGATCCCGCCGCGCTGAGGCTGCCGTCCGGTGAGCTGGTGCACGCCGGGGCGGACGGTATCGACCAGGTCGAGTTCGGCTTTGCCGCCCACCGCGGTACCACGGTGCTGCCGCTGTCGAAAAGCGCTTCGGGTGGCGAATTGTCGCGGGTGATGCTGGCCTTGGAGGTGGTCCTGGCCGCCTCGAGCGGACGTTCAGCGGGCACCACGATGGTCTTCGACGAGGTCGACGCCGGCGTCGGTGGGCGTGCGGCGGTGCAGATCGGGCGGCGCCTGGCCCGGCTCGCCCGCTCGCATCAGGTCATCGTGGTCACGCACCTGCCGCAGGTGGCGGCCTACGCCGACGTGCACTTGGTGGTCGACACCATCGGGCGGGACGGTGCCAGCGGCGTTCGCCGGGTGGACGGCGAGGACCGCGTCGCTGAGCTGGCCCGGATGCTGGCCGGGCTCGGCGAGTCGGACAGCGCTCGTGCGCACGCCCGCGAGCTGCTCGAAGCGGCGCGAGCCGAGCGCATCGCCACAGCATAG
- a CDS encoding NAD kinase yields the protein MTRDRTILLVIHPGRDEVTETARRVEKSLADNGIGLRALSAEAVDRGPVHLSPDDMRALGVDIEVVDADSRAAQGCELVLVLGGDGTFLRAAELARTANIPVLGVNLGRIGFLAEAEAEAIDAVLERVVARNYRIEDRLTLDIVVRAKGQIVDRGWAMNEASLEKGPRLGVLGVVLEVDGRPVSTFGCDGVLVATPTGSTAYAFSAGGPVLWPDLEAILVVPNNAHALFARPMVTSPDATIAIEVESSGHNALVFCDGRREMQVPAGGRLEVTRCDTPVKWARLDSAPFTDRLVRKFRLPVSGWRGQ from the coding sequence ATGACCCGCGACCGCACGATCCTGCTTGTGATTCACCCCGGACGCGACGAGGTGACCGAGACCGCGCGCAGAGTTGAAAAAAGCTTGGCCGACAACGGAATTGGGTTGCGCGCACTGTCGGCTGAGGCAGTCGACCGGGGACCGGTGCACCTGTCGCCGGACGACATGCGCGCACTTGGTGTCGACATCGAGGTGGTCGATGCCGACTCGCGCGCTGCCCAGGGATGCGAATTGGTGCTGGTGCTTGGGGGTGACGGCACGTTTCTGCGGGCGGCCGAGTTGGCCCGCACCGCGAACATCCCGGTGCTCGGCGTCAACTTGGGCCGGATTGGTTTCTTGGCCGAGGCCGAGGCCGAAGCTATCGACGCTGTCCTCGAACGGGTGGTCGCCCGAAATTACCGCATCGAGGACCGCCTGACCCTTGACATCGTGGTGCGCGCCAAGGGCCAGATCGTCGACCGCGGGTGGGCAATGAACGAAGCGAGCCTGGAAAAGGGCCCCCGGCTGGGTGTGCTCGGGGTTGTTCTGGAGGTCGACGGTCGACCGGTGTCGACGTTCGGCTGCGACGGGGTGTTGGTGGCAACCCCGACGGGGTCGACCGCGTACGCGTTCTCGGCGGGGGGTCCGGTGTTGTGGCCCGACCTGGAGGCGATCCTCGTGGTGCCCAACAATGCTCATGCACTGTTCGCCCGGCCGATGGTCACCAGCCCCGACGCCACCATCGCAATCGAAGTCGAGTCGAGCGGCCACAATGCCCTGGTGTTCTGCGACGGGCGCCGCGAAATGCAGGTACCGGCCGGCGGGCGGCTGGAGGTGACGCGCTGCGACACACCGGTGAAGTGGGCGCGGCTGGACTCTGCGCCGTTCACCGACCGCCTGGTGCGCAAGTTCCGGCTCCCGGTAAGCGGATGGCGCGGACAGTAG
- a CDS encoding TlyA family RNA methyltransferase, which yields MPRRARIDAELVRRGLARSRHEAAELIGAGRVRIDGILAAKPSTNVPVTATVTVARPDDRKWVSRGAHKLLGALDAFGITVEGRRCLDAGASTGGFTEVLLDREAREVVAVDVGYGQLAWSLRSDPRVVVVERTNVRDLSPEVIGGLVDMVVADLSFISLTTVLPVLTGCASRDADIVPMVKPQFEVGKGQVGAGGVVHDPKLRRDSLLAVARRAEELGWHTVGVVASPLPGPSGNVEYFLWLRAHTDFPLSGDRLARAAQDAVAEGPQ from the coding sequence ATGCCGCGGCGTGCCCGCATTGACGCCGAACTCGTTCGGCGCGGGTTGGCGCGATCCCGTCACGAGGCAGCAGAGTTGATCGGGGCAGGCAGGGTCCGCATCGACGGAATCCTGGCGGCCAAGCCGAGCACCAACGTCCCAGTCACCGCTACGGTGACAGTGGCGCGCCCCGACGACCGCAAGTGGGTGTCCCGGGGAGCGCACAAACTCCTTGGCGCACTTGATGCTTTCGGCATCACCGTCGAGGGCCGACGCTGCCTCGACGCGGGCGCATCAACCGGCGGGTTCACCGAAGTCTTGCTGGATCGGGAAGCGCGGGAAGTAGTCGCCGTCGACGTCGGCTATGGACAGCTGGCGTGGTCGCTGCGGTCCGATCCACGGGTGGTCGTTGTCGAGCGCACCAACGTCCGCGATCTGTCGCCCGAAGTGATCGGCGGGCTGGTCGACATGGTGGTGGCAGACCTGTCGTTCATCTCGCTGACCACGGTGTTGCCTGTCTTGACTGGCTGCGCGTCGCGGGACGCCGATATCGTTCCCATGGTGAAGCCGCAGTTCGAGGTGGGGAAGGGTCAAGTAGGAGCCGGCGGGGTCGTGCATGATCCGAAGCTGCGCCGCGATTCGCTGCTCGCTGTCGCTCGACGTGCCGAGGAGCTGGGCTGGCATACCGTCGGCGTCGTCGCCAGCCCCCTTCCGGGACCGTCGGGCAACGTCGAATACTTCCTGTGGTTGCGTGCCCACACCGATTTCCCCCTATCCGGTGACCGGTTGGCGCGGGCCGCGCAAGATGCCGTCGCCGAGGGGCCGCAATGA
- a CDS encoding HAD-IIA family hydrolase, producing the protein MTTLAQQHDCLLIDLDGTVFHGHRPTDGAVESLDKAHSRKLFITNNASRGADEVAAHLRDLGFTATGDDVVTSGQAAAHLLAGQLRPGSPVLVVGTESLANEIVAVGLRPVRRWEDEPVAVVQGHSPTTGWPDLAEAALAIRAGVLWVATNVDRTLPSERGLLPGNGAMVAALQAATDAEPQVAGKPAPGLMKEAVARGDFHAPLVVGDRLDTDIAGANAAGMPSLMVLTGVNSARDAVYALPAQRPTYIAHDLRSLHHNAVELEVAPQSVWRVDARDGTLTVSTNGDDNAGDGLSVVRAVAWAVWDAQLDAAHIRIQAADEQARNALKRWSLLSGVID; encoded by the coding sequence GTGACAACGCTTGCACAGCAGCACGATTGCTTGCTCATCGATCTGGACGGAACCGTCTTTCATGGCCATCGGCCTACCGATGGCGCGGTCGAGTCGCTGGACAAGGCACATAGCCGCAAGCTGTTCATCACCAATAACGCCTCCCGCGGGGCGGACGAAGTAGCCGCGCACCTGCGTGATTTGGGCTTCACGGCAACCGGTGACGACGTTGTCACCAGTGGCCAGGCCGCCGCGCATCTGCTAGCAGGCCAACTTCGGCCCGGATCGCCCGTGCTGGTGGTGGGCACCGAGTCGCTGGCCAACGAGATCGTCGCGGTCGGATTACGCCCGGTGCGCCGGTGGGAAGACGAGCCGGTCGCCGTCGTCCAAGGCCACTCGCCCACCACCGGCTGGCCCGATCTCGCCGAGGCCGCACTGGCCATCAGGGCAGGCGTGCTGTGGGTCGCGACCAATGTCGACCGCACCTTGCCCTCGGAACGGGGGTTGCTGCCGGGCAACGGCGCCATGGTCGCGGCGTTGCAAGCGGCCACCGACGCCGAACCCCAGGTGGCTGGCAAACCAGCACCCGGCCTGATGAAAGAGGCGGTGGCGCGCGGTGATTTTCACGCCCCGTTGGTGGTCGGTGACCGGTTGGACACCGATATCGCTGGTGCCAACGCGGCCGGGATGCCCAGCCTGATGGTGCTCACCGGGGTCAATTCGGCCCGCGACGCGGTTTATGCGCTGCCTGCGCAACGGCCCACCTACATCGCGCACGACCTGCGCTCGTTGCACCACAACGCCGTCGAGCTCGAAGTCGCGCCCCAGTCGGTCTGGCGCGTAGACGCCCGCGACGGGACGCTGACGGTCAGCACCAACGGCGACGACAACGCCGGGGATGGGCTGTCCGTGGTACGTGCCGTGGCCTGGGCGGTGTGGGATGCCCAACTCGACGCGGCTCATATCAGGATCCAGGCCGCCGACGAGCAGGCCCGGAACGCACTCAAGCGCTGGTCACTGCTCAGCGGGGTGATCGACTAG